A section of the Streptomyces xinghaiensis S187 genome encodes:
- a CDS encoding endo alpha-1,4 polygalactosaminidase, with translation MRDRRAGRTGGPRLRPRLRPHPRPRRSRGTGTRTRTRPHTAVLTAVLLLLAGAAGCSGPGARPPADGSAPGPGSRSPSAATGGEEGAGHWRPKPGTPWQWQLSGRVDTSVDVPVYDIDGFENDAETVARLHADGRKVICYINAGAWEDFRPDRDDFPRAVRGRGNGWPGERWLDIRRTAVLRPLMARRMDMCRDKGFDAVEPDLMDGYLNRTGFPLTARHQLAYNRMLAELAHERGLAVGLKNDLPQIPELVGSFDFAVNEECAEFGECAALTPFVEQDKAVFHAEYALDPDDYCAESERLRLSSLRKNLSLDAWRRPCP, from the coding sequence ATGAGAGACCGCCGCGCCGGCCGGACCGGCGGCCCGCGCCTCCGCCCGCGCCTTCGCCCGCACCCGCGTCCCCGCCGGAGCCGCGGCACGGGCACCCGCACCCGCACCCGTCCGCACACCGCCGTCCTCACCGCCGTCCTGCTCCTGCTGGCCGGAGCGGCGGGCTGCTCCGGCCCGGGGGCGCGGCCGCCGGCCGACGGCTCCGCACCGGGCCCCGGCTCCCGCTCCCCGTCCGCCGCCACCGGCGGCGAGGAGGGGGCGGGGCACTGGCGGCCGAAGCCCGGCACGCCCTGGCAGTGGCAGCTCAGCGGGCGGGTCGACACGAGCGTCGACGTCCCCGTCTACGACATCGACGGCTTCGAGAACGACGCGGAGACCGTCGCCCGGCTGCACGCCGACGGCCGCAAGGTCATCTGTTACATCAACGCGGGCGCCTGGGAGGACTTCCGTCCCGACCGCGACGACTTCCCCCGCGCGGTACGGGGCCGCGGCAACGGCTGGCCGGGGGAGCGCTGGCTGGACATCCGGCGGACCGCCGTGCTGCGCCCGCTGATGGCCCGCCGCATGGACATGTGCCGGGACAAGGGCTTCGACGCGGTGGAGCCCGACCTCATGGACGGCTACCTCAACCGCACCGGCTTCCCCCTCACCGCCCGCCACCAGCTCGCCTACAACCGGATGCTGGCGGAGCTCGCCCATGAGCGCGGCCTGGCCGTGGGGCTCAAGAACGACCTCCCGCAGATCCCCGAGCTCGTCGGCTCCTTCGACTTCGCGGTGAACGAGGAGTGCGCGGAGTTCGGCGAGTGCGCCGCGCTCACCCCCTTCGTCGAGCAGGACAAGGCGGTCTTCCACGCCGAGTACGCGCTGGACCCGGACGACTACTGCGCCGAGAGCGAGCGGCTGCGGCTGAGCTCCCTCCGGAAGAACCTCTCCCTGGACGCCTGGCGCCGCCCCTGCCCGTGA